Proteins found in one Vagococcus carniphilus genomic segment:
- a CDS encoding Rrf2 family transcriptional regulator → MKYSKATDYALHTMLYMGQESIDYSISVVDLAKRQDVSPTYLSKILTKLSKEGLVKASSGAKGGYRLPSNWEAISFLDIVHAIEGKQSLFDCYVHEDPNCTIKKIMLAAEEKMENELSSQTLGALLKK, encoded by the coding sequence ATGAAATATTCAAAAGCAACTGATTATGCGCTTCATACGATGCTTTATATGGGTCAAGAATCAATTGATTATAGTATCAGCGTGGTTGATTTAGCTAAAAGACAAGATGTTTCTCCAACCTATTTATCTAAAATTTTAACTAAATTATCCAAAGAAGGATTAGTTAAAGCTTCATCTGGTGCTAAGGGTGGTTATCGATTACCGAGTAATTGGGAGGCAATCTCATTTCTTGATATTGTTCATGCCATTGAAGGCAAACAATCTTTATTTGATTGTTATGTTCATGAAGATCCTAACTGCACAATAAAAAAAATTATGCTAGCAGCAGAAGAAAAAATGGAGAACGAATTATCGTCTCAAACTTTAGGTGCTTTGCTAAAAAAATAG
- a CDS encoding ABC transporter ATP-binding protein, with amino-acid sequence MNSKTNQATIFSMLQFLFKKMKKEKVLIIFSFILLLGISFLEFKIPQMTQQIIDVSIPEKSFQGIIYHVSILLGLAFILSLLSYLSTMSMSRVSQDVIIDLRVDLYQQILRQDYAYFEDTKTGDLMTRLSSDVKQLQDLISPQSLKLISSLFTFIFIYIFMLLQDTTLTLLITITFPILYLLNVFFSSHIKAAYQKVRASTSTINNQMQNGLTSILLIKTFATEEKEVASFNQANQQNKKDYLEAMTYQTVFSPSIDFINYIGMAIVLIYLGNEIIKGNQTVGSLVAYLAYLRMLQNPIRSFTQMISRFQQSVVSYGRIIEIYESNPKITSPENAYSLDYFQQNIQFNDVSFNYNKDSAVLNQVDFTVKKGLVTALVGVSGSGKSTITKLLERLYDVSSGYISFDGNNIKDYSISSLRKNIGLVSQDIELIDGTIYENIIYGADNKKMTDIVNAVHAANLSDFVNSLPKGLETQIGERGIKLSGGQKQRIAIARIFLKNAPILILDEATASLDNESERYIQESLDRLMTNRTTLVIAHRLSTIQQAHNIIILEKGEIVEQGTHEELLTNNSRYSDLYQAQLS; translated from the coding sequence TTGAACTCAAAAACAAATCAAGCAACTATTTTTAGTATGCTTCAATTTTTATTTAAAAAAATGAAAAAGGAAAAAGTTCTTATTATTTTTAGTTTTATTCTTTTACTAGGTATTTCATTTTTAGAATTCAAAATACCCCAAATGACCCAACAAATCATTGATGTCTCAATTCCAGAAAAATCATTTCAAGGTATTATTTATCATGTTTCGATTTTACTTGGTTTAGCTTTTATCCTTAGTTTATTAAGCTATCTATCCACAATGTCCATGAGTCGTGTTAGCCAAGACGTTATCATTGATTTAAGAGTTGATCTATATCAACAAATTTTAAGACAAGATTACGCTTATTTTGAAGACACTAAAACGGGTGATTTAATGACTCGTTTATCAAGTGACGTCAAACAATTACAAGATTTAATATCACCACAAAGTTTAAAACTTATTTCTAGTCTGTTTACCTTTATCTTTATCTATATTTTCATGCTTTTACAAGATACAACTTTGACATTACTTATAACGATTACTTTTCCAATACTTTATTTGTTAAATGTTTTCTTTAGTTCTCATATTAAAGCTGCCTATCAAAAAGTACGTGCTTCAACATCAACTATTAATAATCAAATGCAAAATGGGCTAACATCTATTTTATTAATTAAAACATTCGCCACTGAGGAAAAAGAAGTTGCATCATTTAATCAAGCTAACCAGCAGAACAAAAAAGATTACCTTGAAGCGATGACTTACCAAACAGTTTTCTCTCCTTCAATTGATTTTATTAACTATATTGGTATGGCCATTGTTCTTATTTATTTAGGAAATGAAATTATTAAAGGAAATCAAACTGTGGGTAGTTTAGTTGCTTATCTTGCTTACTTAAGAATGTTACAAAATCCGATTCGCTCATTCACTCAAATGATTAGTCGTTTTCAACAATCAGTTGTCTCATATGGTAGAATTATTGAAATTTACGAATCTAATCCTAAAATCACTAGTCCGGAGAATGCTTATTCATTAGATTATTTCCAACAAAATATTCAATTCAATGATGTTTCTTTCAACTACAATAAAGATAGCGCCGTTTTAAATCAGGTTGACTTTACCGTTAAAAAAGGCCTTGTGACAGCTCTAGTTGGCGTTTCTGGATCTGGTAAATCTACTATTACCAAATTATTAGAAAGACTTTATGATGTATCTAGTGGGTATATATCTTTTGATGGTAATAATATCAAAGATTATTCTATTAGCTCTTTGAGAAAAAACATCGGCCTTGTTAGCCAAGACATTGAATTAATTGATGGAACAATTTATGAGAATATTATTTACGGGGCTGACAACAAAAAAATGACAGACATTGTTAATGCTGTTCATGCTGCAAACTTAAGCGATTTTGTTAACAGTTTACCTAAGGGATTAGAAACCCAAATCGGTGAAAGAGGAATTAAACTTTCAGGCGGTCAAAAACAACGAATTGCCATTGCAAGAATCTTTTTGAAAAATGCACCTATTCTCATACTTGACGAAGCAACAGCTTCACTAGATAATGAATCTGAACGCTACATTCAAGAATCATTGGACCGATTGATGACTAACCGTACAACACTTGTTATTGCTCATAGACTTTCAACTATTCAACAAGCTCATAACATCATTATTTTAGAAAAAGGTGAAATCGTCGAACAAGGAACTCATGAAGAACTTCTAACAAATAATTCGAGATACAGTGATTTATATCAGGCACAACTTTCTTAA
- a CDS encoding DMT family transporter, with protein MTFLLFIFLGIMAGAFFPVQATINSRLGSIAKNPIVASFTAFSVGSIVLFLFILFFDLQSLLSINITEKPILFIAGPLAGVIFNVANIILFTQIGATITTIITITGQMIMGILIDHFGLFGMPVQSLSIKRLLGVTIMLGAIWLFQKSKTNIATNTNIPKKWLVIGLVAGIFPPLQASFNGELRETVQSVLVATFISFFVGALLLAGILLVKDKKIKIPRKDELGIKLPWWTYIGGLFGILIVGGNILVIRELGSVLTTIVFIFGQLLMAVIIDQFGLFKMMKRKIEKGQLVALALIVIALFLV; from the coding sequence ATGACTTTTTTATTATTTATTTTTTTAGGAATAATGGCTGGAGCTTTTTTTCCAGTACAAGCAACGATTAATTCAAGGTTAGGTAGTATTGCGAAAAATCCGATTGTAGCTTCTTTTACAGCTTTTTCGGTAGGTAGCATTGTTTTATTTTTATTCATTTTATTTTTTGATTTACAGTCACTTTTGTCGATTAATATTACCGAAAAACCAATTCTTTTTATAGCAGGTCCATTAGCGGGAGTTATTTTTAATGTGGCTAATATTATTTTATTTACACAAATAGGAGCAACCATTACAACTATCATAACAATCACAGGACAAATGATTATGGGGATTTTAATCGATCACTTTGGTTTGTTCGGTATGCCAGTTCAATCTCTTTCAATAAAAAGACTACTAGGGGTAACGATTATGCTAGGTGCCATTTGGTTATTTCAAAAGAGTAAAACAAATATAGCAACCAACACAAATATTCCGAAGAAGTGGTTGGTGATTGGTTTAGTTGCAGGTATTTTCCCACCACTTCAAGCTTCTTTTAACGGAGAATTACGTGAGACTGTTCAATCAGTTTTAGTCGCTACTTTTATTTCTTTCTTTGTTGGTGCCCTTCTTTTAGCAGGAATCCTTCTGGTCAAAGATAAAAAAATTAAGATCCCAAGAAAAGATGAACTAGGGATTAAATTACCTTGGTGGACTTATATTGGAGGATTATTCGGTATATTAATTGTGGGTGGTAATATTTTAGTTATTAGGGAGTTAGGTTCTGTTCTTACAACAATTGTTTTCATTTTTGGACAATTACTGATGGCAGTTATAATTGATCAATTTGGATTATTTAAGATGATGAAAAGAAAAATTGAGAAAGGACAATTGGTAGCTTTAGCTTTAATCGTTATTGCTTTATTTTTAGTATAA
- a CDS encoding phosphotransferase: protein MTHQHILKAFNFETHDTLHSIYPYSPVYKIKKESQSYVIKQTRSSIEESNHVALFLERLNQLGIQIVTPVKLDVNNPLEIDEEVWTVYPFIDGQKYTGTDQQIVEAGKLLGSIHALSSSNNKESLSVYEEYAFEEKDIQDDFSIIETHLKSEEKKQINSIKNSIPRLIKQQEILRTLNLPKVATPYDFKADNLIYQTDNTPYLIDPDNAIFIPRIFDLALTLLLFHNVLESAPKTTWTPDKWELFLEGYKQYVTLTKEEINYFPMAAEHLFIDEVVWLMADFDDGWRNNRQRNFFLSIFTLLEHLNNYSL from the coding sequence ATGACTCATCAACACATACTAAAAGCATTTAATTTTGAAACTCATGATACACTACATAGCATTTACCCTTATTCACCTGTCTATAAAATAAAAAAAGAGTCTCAATCTTATGTCATCAAGCAAACACGTTCCTCAATAGAAGAATCAAATCATGTTGCTCTTTTTTTAGAGCGACTAAATCAATTAGGTATTCAAATCGTCACGCCTGTTAAACTTGACGTGAATAATCCTCTAGAAATTGACGAGGAGGTTTGGACTGTCTATCCTTTTATTGATGGTCAAAAATACACAGGAACTGATCAACAAATTGTTGAAGCTGGAAAGTTGTTAGGAAGTATTCATGCCCTATCTTCTAGTAATAACAAAGAATCTTTATCCGTTTATGAAGAGTATGCATTTGAAGAAAAAGATATCCAAGATGATTTTTCAATTATTGAAACTCATTTGAAATCAGAAGAAAAAAAACAAATTAATTCAATTAAAAATAGTATTCCTCGACTGATCAAACAACAAGAAATTTTAAGGACATTAAATTTACCAAAAGTAGCCACTCCTTACGACTTTAAAGCTGATAATTTAATCTATCAAACAGATAATACTCCTTATCTAATCGACCCAGATAATGCTATTTTTATTCCAAGAATTTTTGATTTAGCACTCACTTTACTCTTATTTCATAATGTTTTAGAATCTGCTCCAAAAACGACATGGACACCGGATAAATGGGAGCTATTCTTAGAAGGCTATAAACAATATGTCACTCTAACAAAAGAAGAAATTAATTATTTTCCAATGGCCGCTGAACATCTTTTTATTGATGAAGTGGTTTGGTTAATGGCAGATTTCGATGATGGATGGCGAAATAACAGACAACGAAATTTCTTCTTAAGCATTTTTACTTTGCTTGAGCATCTTAATAATTACTCACTTTAA
- a CDS encoding GNAT family N-acetyltransferase has translation MYLEEYNPQHKEVVNNYYLTEEMNYYTSHPKDCLLKSAENKSFHSVLAFSDQALVTFLVLDEGKDKMLYTSNKNAMLLRSFSTDSRFLKKGHAKEALRLLSEFIQQNYPHIEEIVLAVNMKNTSAQNLYLKTGFIDKGTRVQGPIGELMVMTKLI, from the coding sequence ATGTACTTAGAAGAATATAACCCTCAACATAAAGAGGTAGTAAACAACTATTACTTAACTGAAGAGATGAACTACTACACAAGTCACCCGAAAGATTGCCTTTTAAAGTCAGCAGAAAATAAGTCTTTTCACTCTGTCCTAGCCTTTTCTGACCAAGCTCTAGTTACTTTTTTAGTGTTAGATGAAGGCAAAGATAAAATGCTGTACACTAGCAATAAAAATGCCATGCTCCTTCGCAGTTTTTCCACCGATTCAAGATTTTTAAAGAAGGGGCACGCAAAGGAAGCCCTTCGTTTACTATCAGAGTTTATTCAACAAAATTATCCACATATTGAAGAAATTGTATTAGCTGTGAATATGAAAAACACCAGTGCTCAAAACCTATATCTGAAAACTGGATTTATTGACAAAGGTACAAGAGTACAGGGTCCTATAGGCGAGTTAATGGTTATGACTAAGTTGATTTAA
- a CDS encoding NAD-dependent epimerase/dehydratase family protein, giving the protein MRKILVTGGTVFVSRSLAEYFVANGDEVYVLNRNHKKQSEGVKLIEADRYKLGTVLSDYQFDVVIDANAYTAEEVNLLLEALPEIKDYVFISTSAVYPEHLSQPFKETQTVGPNSYWKDYGTNKIEAEELIAKKVPQGYMLRPAYIYGPYNNAYREAFIFDCAKAKRSFYLPQSSDMKLQFIHIHDLCRLVDELLDKKPEEKIYNAGNESPVTIKEWVSMCYEVANESLELIEVDESVNQTSYFSFPNYEYLLDVERQTALIGETLDLRKGLEESFEWYQTNENIVNKRNYIEFIDKELVE; this is encoded by the coding sequence ATGAGAAAAATTTTAGTAACAGGCGGAACCGTCTTTGTTAGTCGTTCTTTAGCAGAATATTTTGTGGCTAATGGAGACGAAGTTTATGTGTTAAATCGAAACCATAAAAAGCAATCTGAGGGTGTTAAACTGATTGAAGCAGATCGCTATAAGTTAGGAACAGTCTTATCTGATTATCAATTTGATGTGGTCATTGATGCTAATGCGTACACAGCTGAAGAAGTTAATTTACTTTTAGAGGCGTTACCCGAAATAAAAGATTACGTTTTTATTAGTACTAGTGCTGTTTACCCAGAACATTTATCACAACCTTTTAAAGAAACGCAGACAGTTGGGCCAAATTCCTATTGGAAAGATTATGGAACGAATAAAATTGAAGCAGAGGAGCTAATTGCTAAAAAAGTACCTCAAGGTTATATGTTAAGGCCTGCCTATATCTATGGGCCGTACAATAATGCCTACAGAGAAGCTTTTATTTTTGATTGTGCCAAAGCAAAGCGTTCTTTTTATTTACCACAATCAAGTGATATGAAATTACAATTTATTCATATTCATGATTTATGCCGTTTGGTAGATGAATTATTAGATAAAAAACCTGAAGAAAAAATCTATAATGCGGGAAATGAGAGTCCTGTGACGATTAAGGAATGGGTCTCTATGTGTTATGAAGTAGCTAATGAATCTTTAGAGTTGATTGAAGTGGATGAATCAGTTAATCAAACTAGCTACTTTAGTTTTCCAAACTATGAGTATTTATTAGATGTGGAAAGACAAACTGCATTGATTGGTGAAACGCTTGATTTGAGAAAAGGGTTGGAAGAGTCTTTTGAGTGGTACCAAACAAATGAAAATATTGTTAATAAACGAAACTATATCGAGTTTATTGATAAGGAATTAGTGGAGTGA